The following are encoded together in the Populus trichocarpa isolate Nisqually-1 chromosome 5, P.trichocarpa_v4.1, whole genome shotgun sequence genome:
- the LOC18098562 gene encoding protein AGENET DOMAIN (AGD)-CONTAINING P1 isoform X1, whose translation MPPKSTPKSKPNQNPHFKPGSKVEIMSEEEGFRGSFYTGTVVKATRTSKFIVEYDKLFEDEEGTKPLQETVNEFQIRPIAPREKKREFKFSEEVDAFHNDGWWEGVITEVNEDGNFAVFFRSTKEQIEFGEEDLRLHREWVNGAWKPTLEGEEEEEVKEKENEQGSRNKRKLVEEEVTKEVKRRVNKKVPDTTQEKPIESPKDAKFSKGMLVEVSSDEDGFKGAWFAATIVEPVGKDKYLIEYQTLRTEDDSDFLREEIDTVHIRPHPPQTIIIDRFKKLEEVDALYNDAWWVGVVSKVNTFPKYSVFFKDSNEELEFQHSDLRPHQDWINGKWVTPSKALKL comes from the exons ATGCCGCCAAAATCCACGCCCAAATCAAAACCCAACCAAAACCCACATTTCAAACCAGGCTCAAAAGTAGAAATCATGTCAGAAGAGGAAGGATTCAGAGGCTCCTTCTATACAGGAACAGTAGTGAAGGCAACAAGAACCTCAAAATTCATTGTTGAATATGACAAGctgtttgaagatgaagaagggACAAAACCCTTGCAGGAAACAGTCAATGAGTTCCAAATAAGACCAATAGCcccaagagagaagaagagggagTTCAAGTTTAGTGAAGAAGTTGATGCTTTTCATAACGATGGGTGGTGGGAAGGTGTGATAACTGAGGTGAATGAGGATGGGAATTTTGCTGTGTTTTTTAGGAGTACTAAAGAGCAGATTGAGTTTGGCGAGGAGGATTTGAGGTTGCATAGGGAGTGGGTTAATGGGGCGTGGAAACCAACGTTGGAaggagaggaagaggaggaggtgaaagagaaggaaaatgag cagggttctagaaataaaaggaaactcGTTGAAGAAGAAGTGACGAAAGAGGTGAAAAGGAGGGTTAACAag AAAGTGCCCGATACAACACAAGAGAAGCCTATTGAATCACCAAAAGATGCAAAGTTTAGCAAGGGAATGCTAGTTGAGGTTAGCAGTGACGAAGATGGTTTTAAAGGTGCTTGGTTTGCTGCAACTATTGTTGAGCCAGTGGGCAAGGACAAGTACCTTATTGAGTACCAAACCTTGAGAACCGAAGATGATAGTGATTTTCTGAGGGAAGAGATTGACACTGTGCACATTAGGCCTCATCCTCCACAAACTATAATTATTGATCGATTCAAGAAGTTGGAAGAAGTTGATGCTCTGTACAATGATGCCTGGTGGGTGGGTGTAGTTTCTAAGGTTAATACTTTCCCAAAGTATTCAGTCTTCTTCAAGGATTCCAATGAGGAATTAGAATTTCAGCACTCTGACTTAAGGCCACATCAAGACTGGATCAATGGCAAATGGGTCACTCCATCAAAG GCTTTGAAGCTGTGA
- the LOC18098560 gene encoding putative pentatricopeptide repeat-containing protein At1g56570 — MITKRLLSTSNFHPFPPMIKNYLQWAQNTPKYQSSTAFKPKGTSILATDLLKSYFEKGLISRARNLFDEMPERDVVALTAMISGYTHCNEYTQAWSVFLDMVKNDNVPPNAFTISSVLKACKGMNSVFCGGLVHGLAIKRRFVEGFIYVDNALMDMYATCGVTMRDACVVFHDIKEKNVVSWTTLIAGYTHRGNGSRAVQVFREMSLEGAELNPHSISIAVRACASVGSNILGRQIHTAVIKHGFESDLPVMNSILDMYCRCGCLSEAKEYFNEMSEKDLITWNTLIAGYERSDSIEPLFIFSQMESEGFSPNCFTFTSLVAACANAAALQCGQQVHGGIFRRGLDGNLELANALIDMYAKCGNIIDSQKNFSEMSCTNLVSWTSMMIGYGTHGYGKEAVELFDEMVRSGIRPDQVVFMAVLHACSHAGLVDQGLRYFNCMLDDYHIKPNQEIYGCVVGLLGRAGRVEEAYHLIRSMPFMADESVWGALLGACKAHNLSKLGKLAAKKALALKPNMVETYVMLSNIYAAEGKWGEAERMRKLMKRAGSKKEAGRSWIEMHLMISRVIEKSC, encoded by the exons ATGATCACCAAAAGACTGCTATCCACCAGTAACTTCCATCCTTTCCCACCTATGATAAAAAACTACCTACAGTGGGCCCAAAACACACCAAAGTACCAATCAAGCACAGCTTTTAAGCCAAAGGGTACCTCCATTCTAGCTACAGACCtcttaaaatcatattttgaaaagGGCCTAATCAGTCGAGCACGTAActtgtttgatgaaatgcctGAGAGAGATGTTGTTGCATTGACCGCGATGATTTCAGGGTACACGCATTGTAATGAATACACTCAAGCATGGAGTGTTTTTCTTGATATGGTAAAGAATGACAATGTCCCACCAAATGCATTTACAATATCAAGTGTTCTAAAGGCTTGTAAAGGAATGAACAGTGTTTTTTGTGGGGGTTTGGTTCATGGATTGGCTATTAAAAGAAGGTTTGTGGAGGGGTTTATTTATGTAGATAATGCTCTCATGGATATGTATGCTACTTGTGGTGTAACTATGAGGGATGCTTGTGTTGTTTTTCACGATATTAAAGAGAAGAATGTTGTGTCATGGACTACCTTGATTGCTGGTTACACTCACAGAGGTAATGGGAGTCGCGCAGTTCAAGTCTTCCGGGAAATGTCACTG GAGGGAGCAGAATTGAACCCACATAGCATTTCGATTGCTGTTAGAGCTTGTGCTTCAGTCGGCTCAAATATTCTTGGCCGACAAATACATACGGCAGTGATTAAACATGGATTTGAGTCCGATCTTCCTGTCATGAATTCTATACTTGATATGTATTGTAGGTGTGGTTGTTTATCCGAGGCAAAGGAGTACTTCAATGAGATGAGTGAAAAAGATTTGATCACATGGAATACATTAATAGCTGGGTACGAAAGATCAGATTCTATAGAGcctctctttatattttcacAAATGGAGTCAGAAGGTTTTAGTCCAAATTGCTTCACTTTCACCAGTCTTGTAGCAGCCTGTGCAAACGCAGCAGCTTTGCAATGTGGACAGCAGGTTCATGGAGGAATTTTTCGCAGAGGGCTTGATGGAAATCTGGAATTGGCTAATGCCTTGATTGATATGTATGCAAAGTGTGGCAATATAATTGattcacaaaaaaattttagTGAAATGTCCTGTACAAATTTAGTCTCCTGGACTTCTATGATGATTGGATATGGGACTCATGGATATGGTAAAGAGGCTGTTGAGTTGTTTGATGAGATGGTCAGGTCAGGCATCAGACCTGATCAGGTAGTGTTTATGGCAGTTCTACATGCATGTAGTCATGCCGGACTAGTTGATCAAGGCTTGAGGTACTTCAACTGTATGTTGGATGATTATCACATCAAGCCAAATCAGGAGATTTATGGGTGTGTTGTAGGTTTGCTGGGCAGAGCTGGAAGAGTTGAGGAGGCCTATCATCTAATAAGAAGCATGCCATTTATGGCTGATGAGTCTGTTTGGGGTGCTCTTCTTGGTGCTTGCAAGGCACATAACCTTTCAAAGTTGGGCAAGTTGGCAGCTAAGAAGGCATTGGCATTGAAACCAAATATGGTTGAGACTTATGTGATGCTGTCAAATATCTATGCTGCAGAAGGAAAATGGGGAGAAGCTGAAAGAATGAGAAAGCTGATGAAGAGAGCAGGCTCTAAAAAAGAGGCCGGTAGGAGTTGGATTGAGATGCATCTAATGATATCCAGGGTTATCGAAAAATCTTGTTAA
- the LOC18098562 gene encoding protein AGENET DOMAIN (AGD)-CONTAINING P1 isoform X2, translating into MPPKSTPKSKPNQNPHFKPGSKVEIMSEEEGFRGSFYTGTVVKATRTSKFIVEYDKLFEDEEGTKPLQETVNEFQIRPIAPREKKREFKFSEEVDAFHNDGWWEGVITEVNEDGNFAVFFRSTKEQIEFGEEDLRLHREWVNGAWKPTLEGEEEEEVKEKENEGSRNKRKLVEEEVTKEVKRRVNKKVPDTTQEKPIESPKDAKFSKGMLVEVSSDEDGFKGAWFAATIVEPVGKDKYLIEYQTLRTEDDSDFLREEIDTVHIRPHPPQTIIIDRFKKLEEVDALYNDAWWVGVVSKVNTFPKYSVFFKDSNEELEFQHSDLRPHQDWINGKWVTPSKALKL; encoded by the exons ATGCCGCCAAAATCCACGCCCAAATCAAAACCCAACCAAAACCCACATTTCAAACCAGGCTCAAAAGTAGAAATCATGTCAGAAGAGGAAGGATTCAGAGGCTCCTTCTATACAGGAACAGTAGTGAAGGCAACAAGAACCTCAAAATTCATTGTTGAATATGACAAGctgtttgaagatgaagaagggACAAAACCCTTGCAGGAAACAGTCAATGAGTTCCAAATAAGACCAATAGCcccaagagagaagaagagggagTTCAAGTTTAGTGAAGAAGTTGATGCTTTTCATAACGATGGGTGGTGGGAAGGTGTGATAACTGAGGTGAATGAGGATGGGAATTTTGCTGTGTTTTTTAGGAGTACTAAAGAGCAGATTGAGTTTGGCGAGGAGGATTTGAGGTTGCATAGGGAGTGGGTTAATGGGGCGTGGAAACCAACGTTGGAaggagaggaagaggaggaggtgaaagagaaggaaaatgag ggttctagaaataaaaggaaactcGTTGAAGAAGAAGTGACGAAAGAGGTGAAAAGGAGGGTTAACAag AAAGTGCCCGATACAACACAAGAGAAGCCTATTGAATCACCAAAAGATGCAAAGTTTAGCAAGGGAATGCTAGTTGAGGTTAGCAGTGACGAAGATGGTTTTAAAGGTGCTTGGTTTGCTGCAACTATTGTTGAGCCAGTGGGCAAGGACAAGTACCTTATTGAGTACCAAACCTTGAGAACCGAAGATGATAGTGATTTTCTGAGGGAAGAGATTGACACTGTGCACATTAGGCCTCATCCTCCACAAACTATAATTATTGATCGATTCAAGAAGTTGGAAGAAGTTGATGCTCTGTACAATGATGCCTGGTGGGTGGGTGTAGTTTCTAAGGTTAATACTTTCCCAAAGTATTCAGTCTTCTTCAAGGATTCCAATGAGGAATTAGAATTTCAGCACTCTGACTTAAGGCCACATCAAGACTGGATCAATGGCAAATGGGTCACTCCATCAAAG GCTTTGAAGCTGTGA
- the LOC18098561 gene encoding pentatricopeptide repeat-containing protein At3g62890, with the protein MKLSRLNYLSKPFKIPTFTLKPTLTLPILETHLQKCQNIKQFNQILSQMILSGFFKDSFAASRLLKFSTELPFININQSYQIFSHIENPNGFICNTMMKGYMQRNSPCKAIWVYKFMLESNVAADNYTYPILFQSCSIRLAEFDGKCIQDHVLKVGFDSDVYIQNTLINMYAVCGNLSDARKVFDGSSVLDMVSWNSMLAGYVLVGNVEEAKDVYDRMPERNVIASNSMIVLFGKKGNVEEACKLFNEMKQKDLVSWSALISCYEQNEMYEEALILFKEMNANGIMVDEVVVLSVLSACSRLLVVITGKLVHGLVVKVGIETYVNLQNALIHMYSSCEEVVTAQKLFSESCCLDQISWNSMISGYVKCGEIEKARALFDSMPDKDNVSWSAMISGYAQQDRFTETLVLFQEMQIEGTKPDETILVSVISACTHLAALDQGKWIHAYIRKNGLKINIILGTTLINMYMKLGCVEDALEVFKGLEEKGVSTWNALILGLAMNGLVDKSLKTFSEMKEHGVTPNEITFVAVLGACRHMGLVDEGHRHFNSMIQEHKIGPNIKHYGCMVDLLGRAGMLKEAEELIESMPMAPDVSTWGALLGACKKYGDNETGERIGRKLVELHPDHDGFNVLLSNIYASKGNWVDVLEVRGMMRQHGVVKTPGCSMIEAHGRVHEFLAGDKTHPQNEHIEHMLDEMAKKLKLEGYAPDTREVSLDIDEEEKETTLFRHSEKLAIAFGLIAIDPPTPIRIVKNLRICNDCHTAAKLISKAFNREIVVRDRHRFHHFKQGSCSCMDYW; encoded by the coding sequence ATGAAACTTTCCAGACTAAACTATCTTTCAAAACCCTTCAAGATTCCAACTTTCACTCTCAAACCAACCTTAACTCTCCCAATCTTAGAAACCCACTTGCAAAAATGTCAAAACATCAAGCAATTCAATCAAATCCTCTCGCAAATGATCCTTTCTGGCTTCTTCAAAGACAGTTTTGCAGCTAGTAGACTCCTTAAGTTCTCCACTGAATTACCTTTCATTAACATCAACCAGtcatatcaaatattttcacaCATTGAGAACCCAAATGGGTTCATTTGTAATACCATGATGAAGGGTTATATGCAAAGAAATAGCCCTTGTAAAGCTATATGGGTTTATAAGTTTATGCTTGAAAGCAATGTAGCAGCTGATAATTATACTTATCCAATATTGTTTCAGTCTTGTTCTATTAGATTAGCTGAGTTTGATGGGAAATGTATTCAAGATCATGTTTTGAAGGTGGGTTTTGATTCTGATGTTTATATACAGAACACTCTGATTAATATGTACGCTGTTTGTGGGAATTTAAGTGATGCACGTAAGGTGTTTGATGGAAGTTCTGTTTTGGACATGGTTTCGTGGAATTCGATGTTGGCAGGGTATGTTTTGGTAGGGAACGTGGAGGAGGCTAAGGATGTGTATGATAGGATGCCTGAAAGGAATGTAATTGCTTCGAATTCGATGATTGTTTTGTTTGGTAAGAAAGGTAATGTTGAAGAGGCCTGCAAATTGTTTAATGAAATGAAACAGAAGGATTTAGTATCGTGGAGTGCATTGATTTCATGTTATGAGCAGAATGAGATGTATGAGGAGGCTTTGATTTTGTTCAAGGAAATGAATGCTAATGGAATTATGGTGGATGAGGTCGTGGTGCTTAGTGTTCTTTCAGCATGTTCTCGCTTGTTGGTGGTTATAACAGGGAAGTTGGTACATGGTTTGGTTGTGAAGGTTGGGATTGAGACTTATGTTAACCTTCAAAATGCGTTGATTCACATGTATTCAAGTTGTGAAGAAGTGGTTACTGCTCAAAAGTTGTTTAGTGAGAGTTGTTGCTTGGATCAAATATCATGGAATTCTATGATATCTGGCTACGTTAAATGTGGGGAAATTGAAAAAGCGAGGGCTTTATTCGATTCAATGCCTGACAAAGATAATGTATCATGGAGTGCAATGATATCAGGTTATGCTCAACAGGACAGATTTACTGAGACTTTAGTTCTGTTCCAGGAAATGCAGATTGAAGGAACAAAGCCAGATGAGACGATTTTGGTTAGTGTGATCTCAGCTTGTACGCACCTGGCTGCTCTTGACCAAGGCAAGTGGATTCATGCTTATATAAGGAAGAACGGGCTAAAGATTAATATCATTTTGGGTACAACTCTTATAAACATGTATATGAAATTAGGGTGTGTTGAAGATGCTTTGGAGGTTTTCAAAGGGTTGGAGGAGAAGGGGGTTTCTACTTGGAACGCTCTCATTCTTGGTTTGGCAATGAATGGATTAGTGGACAAGTCACTCAAAACATTTTCAGAGATGAAGGAACATGGTGTAACACCTAATGAGATAACCTTTGTAGCAGTTCTTGGGGCTTGCAGACACATGGGCTTAGTGGATGAGGGACACCGTCATTTTAATTCCATGATTCAGGAGCACAAGATTGGGCCCAACATCAAGCATTATGGATGCATGGTCGATCTTCTAGGACGTGCAGGTATGCTAAAAGAAGCAGAGGAACTCATTGAGAGTATGCCAATGGCACCAGATGTTTCCACTTGGGGTGCCTTGCTTGGAGCTTGTAAGAAATACGGTGACAATGAAACCGGGGAGAGGATAGGAAGAAAGCTTGTAGAACTTCATCCTGACCATGATGGGTTCAATGTGTTACTTTCAAACATATATGCTTCAAAGGGCAATTGGGTTGATGTTCTTGAAGTTCGGGGAATGATGAGGCAACATGGGGTGGTGAAGACCCCAGGTTGTAGCATGATTGAAGCACATGGTAGAGTTCACGAGTTCCTCGCTGGAGATAAGACACACCCTCAGAATGAACATATCGAACATATGTTAGATGAAATGGCTAAGAAATTAAAGTTGGAAGGTTATGCACCAGATACACGTGAGGTTTCCCTTGatattgatgaagaagaaaaggaaactaCTCTGTTTAGACACAGTGAGAAGCTTGCAATTGCCTTTGGGCTTATTGCTATTGATCCACCAACACCAATAAGGATAGTGAAGAATTTGCGAATATGCAATGATTGTCACACGGCAGCAAAGTTGATCTCTAAAGCTTTTAATCGTGAAATTGTGGTGAGGGATCGGCATCGCTTCCACCACTTCAAGCAGGGTTCTTGTTCATGCATGGATTAttggtag